In Ictidomys tridecemlineatus isolate mIctTri1 chromosome 16, mIctTri1.hap1, whole genome shotgun sequence, a single genomic region encodes these proteins:
- the Zxdc gene encoding zinc finger protein ZXDC isoform X7 has translation MPGRGGPLFLRGGGTDAAAGPKMDLPALLAAPAARGGQHGGGGGGGPSRLRRGPGPPLSAGPGRRRLLLLRGPEDGGPEPRREEAPGPSPPPPEDGGDAFVVLLEVARGAAAEAPGRREAEPSPSASPAGRSEPPGPGSGPAAAPGAALAGAVALDRRDLLVRLDRGVFTLAPPPAPGPPAPRPPAPPGPAAAAGRRAPPGYRCPEPQCALAFAKKQQLQVHLLTHGGPQARRPFKCPLDGCGWAFTTSYKLKRHLQSHDKLRPFGCPVGGCGKKFTTVYNLKAHMRGHEQESLFKCEVCAERFPTHAKLSSHQRSHFEPERPYKCDFPGCEKTFITVSALFSHSRAHFREQELFPCSFPGCSKQYDKACRLKIHLRSHTGERPFICDSDSCGWTFTSMSKLLRHKRKHDDDRRFTCPVEGCGKSFTRAEHLKGHSITHLGTKPFECPVEGCCARFSARSSLYIHSKKHLQDVGAPKSRCPVSSCNRLFTSKHSMKAHVVRQHSQRPDLVPPLEAPSSLTPSSELSGPGQSELSSLDLAALFSEPPASGGAAAAGSEEALSSGILTIDVTSVSSSLGGTLPANSSSLGPMDPLVLVAHSDLPPSLESPLILGTAATVLPPGSFSVEDVHAVTTGPVGCLVALPVGQDPGALTSSGNLAAHATTPACSSVPELPAPVKVERDPPVASQQESGGSARTDSRAVQLAQKKKEGAARRAEAPESTQRKLRDGQHGPPCLQGGQSSCPRGSLPGPLGGPPGSALTAGLQCVQVPVLQPVSLHLCKLLPWSGLAHQVCGPASPASSCPDGLCPVGWPSPCPAEGGSVGGFPGLAMGCLWLPALPPCAIVPAGLRGPWTTPAPTLGRLLTPAGDAFCLPPLWGDGAGD, from the exons ATGCCCGGGAGGGGCGGACCGCTCTTCCTGCGAGGCGGCGGCACCGACGCCGCTGCTGGGCCCAAGATGGACCTCCCAGCCCTGCTCGCCGCCCCGGCCGCGCGCGGAGGCCAacatggcggcggcggcggcggcggccccaGCCGGCTACGCCGAGGCCCGGGGCCGCCTCTGAGCGCGGGCCCGGGCCGCCGCCGCCTGCTGCTGCTGCGGGGCCCGGAAGATGGCGGGCCCGAGCCGCGGCGTGAGGAGGCCCCGGGGCCCAGCCCGCCGCCCCCCGAGGACGGCGGCGACGCCTTCGTGGTGCTGCTGGAGGTGGCGCGCGGCGCCGCCGCCGAGGCCCCGGGAAGGCGGGAAGCCGAGCCCAGCCCGAGCGCGAGCCCCGCCGGCCGCTCCGAGCCGCCGGGCCCTGGCTCCGGCCCGGCCGCCGCCCCCGGCGCGGCCCTCGCCGGCGCCGTGGCCCTCGACCGCCGGGACCTGCTCGTGCGTCTCGATCGCGGCGTCTTCACGCTGGCGCCGCCGCCCGCGCCGGGGCCGCCCGCGCCGCGCCCGCCCGCGCCCCCgggccccgccgccgccgccggccgCCGCGCGCCCCCGGGCTACCGCTGCCCCGAGCCGCAGTGCGCGCTGGCCTTCGCCAAGAAGCAGCAGCTGCAGGTGCACCTGCTGACGCACGGCGGGCCCCAGGCGCGCCGGCCCTTCAAGTGCCCGCTGGACGGCTGCGGCTGGGCCTTCACCACCTCCTACAAGCTCAAGCGACACCTGCAGTCGCACGACAAGCTGCGCCCGTTCGGCTGCCCCGTGGGCGGCTGCGGCAAGAAGTTCACCACCGTGTACAACCTCAAGGCGCACATGCGCGGCCACGAGCAGGAGAGCCTCTTCAAGTGCGAGGTGTGCGCCGAGCGCTTCCCCACGCACGCCAAGCTCAGCTCGCACCAGCGCAGCCACTTCGAGCCCGAGCGGCCCTACAAGTGCGACTTTCCCG GCTGCGAGAAGACCTTCATCACCGTGAGCGCCCTGTTCTCCCACAGCCGTGCGCACTTCAGGGAGCAGGAGCTGTTCCCCTGCTCCTTCCCCGGGTGCAGCAAGCAGTACGACAAGGCCTGCCGCCTCAAGATCCACCTGAGAAGCCACACAG gTGAAAGACCATTTATATGTGACTCGGACAGTTGCGGCTGGACCTTCACCAGTATGTCCAAACTCCTGAGGCATAAAAG GAAACACGACGATGACCGGAGGTTCACCTGCCCCGTGGAAGGCTGTGGCAAGTCCTTCACCCGCGCAGAGCACCTGAAAGGGCACAGCATCACCCACCTGGGCACCAAGCCCTTCGAGTGCCCCGTGGAAG GGTGCTGTGCCAGGTTCTCCGCCCGCAGCAGTCTCTACATTCACTCCAAGAAGCACCTCCAGGACGTGGGTGCTCCCAAAAGCCGCTGCCCGGTGTCCAGCTGCAACAGACTCTTCACCTCCAAGCACAGCATGAAGGCGCACGTGGTGCGGCAGCACAGCCAGCGCCCAG ACCTGGTCCCTCCCCTGGAGGCGCCAAGTTCGCTCACCCCCAGCAGTGAGCTGAGTGGCCCCGGGCAGAGCGAGCTCAGCAGCTTGGACCTGGCCGCCCTGTTCTCAGAGCCACCCGCCAGCGGAGGTGCCGCAGCCGCGGGGTCAGAGGAGGCGCTGAGTTCTGGGATCCTCACCATCGACGTCACTTCCGTGAGCTCGTCCCTGGGAGGGACCCTGCCAGCCAACAGCAGCTCCTTGGGGCCCATGGATCCCCTGGTCCTGGTGGCCCACAGTGACCTTCCTCCAAGTCTGGAGAGCCCCCTCATCCTGGGGACAGCGGCCACAGTGCTCCCGCCGGGCAGCTTCAGCGTGGAGGACGTGCACGCGGTGACCACGGGACCCGTGGGCTGCCTGGTGGCCCTGCCCGTGGGCCAGGACCCAGGGGCTTTGACGTCCAGTGGCAACTTAGCAGCACACGCCACCACCCCGGCCTGCAGCAGCGTCCCCGAGCTGCCAGCCCCCGTCAAGGTGGAGAGGGACCCGCCTGTGGCCTCACAGCAG GAAAGTGGGGGCTCAGCGAGAACTGATTCCCGGGCCGTGCAGCTagcccagaaaaaaaaggaaggagcgGCCCGCCGTGCAG AAGCCCCCGAATCCACTCAGAGGAAACTCAGAGATGGCCAACAtgggcctccctgcctccagggagGCCAAAGCAGCTGTCCACGTGGGAGCCTCCCCGGGCCCCTCGGAGGTCCACCAGGGTCCGCTCTGACAGCCGGGCTCCAGTGCGTCCAGGTTCCGGTCCTGCAG cccGTCTCCCTGCACCTCTGCAAGCTCTTACCTTGGTCAGGACTGGCGCACCAGGTTTGTGGCCCTGCGTCCCCTGCGTCCAGTTGCCCTGACGGTCTGTGCCCAGTTGGGTGGCCGTCTCCCTGCCCTGCTGAGGGGGGCAGTGTTGGAGGCTTCCCCGGGCTGGCCATGGGGTGCCTGTGGCTGCCGGCCCTCCCCCCATGTGCCATTGTACCTGCAGGGCTGAGGGGTCCTTGGACCACACCAGCCCCCACCCTAGGACGCCTCCTCACTCCAGCAGGTGACGCCTTTTGTCTTCCCCCTTTGTGGGGAGACggggctggggactga
- the Zxdc gene encoding zinc finger protein ZXDC isoform X13, with product MPGRGGPLFLRGGGTDAAAGPKMDLPALLAAPAARGGQHGGGGGGGPSRLRRGPGPPLSAGPGRRRLLLLRGPEDGGPEPRREEAPGPSPPPPEDGGDAFVVLLEVARGAAAEAPGRREAEPSPSASPAGRSEPPGPGSGPAAAPGAALAGAVALDRRDLLVRLDRGVFTLAPPPAPGPPAPRPPAPPGPAAAAGRRAPPGYRCPEPQCALAFAKKQQLQVHLLTHGGPQARRPFKCPLDGCGWAFTTSYKLKRHLQSHDKLRPFGCPVGGCGKKFTTVYNLKAHMRGHEQESLFKCEVCAERFPTHAKLSSHQRSHFEPERPYKCDFPGCEKTFITVSALFSHSRAHFREQELFPCSFPGCSKQYDKACRLKIHLRSHTGERPFICDSDSCGWTFTSMSKLLRHKRKHDDDRRFTCPVEGCGKSFTRAEHLKGHSITHLGTKPFECPVEGCCARFSARSSLYIHSKKHLQDVGAPKSRCPVSSCNRLFTSKHSMKAHVVRQHSQRPDLVPPLEAPSSLTPSSELSGPGQSELSSLDLAALFSEPPASGGAAAAGSEEALSSGILTIDVTSVSSSLGGTLPANSSSLGPMDPLVLVAHSDLPPSLESPLILGTAATVLPPGSFSVEDVHAVTTGPVGCLVALPVGQDPGALTSSGNLAAHATTPACSSVPELPAPVKVERDPPVASQQASHAPPPPASCSPPEQHSARGTEPAAGPGGLYLLCDVGLPRVPEYKWCVVTGPQESGGSARTDSRAVQLAQKKKEGAARRAASAVAVTMHNEDSPSPQPASCFTVTATPSLHAQESSGGHCPLALRGLPGLLTTEGNQDQSPKARRT from the exons ATGCCCGGGAGGGGCGGACCGCTCTTCCTGCGAGGCGGCGGCACCGACGCCGCTGCTGGGCCCAAGATGGACCTCCCAGCCCTGCTCGCCGCCCCGGCCGCGCGCGGAGGCCAacatggcggcggcggcggcggcggccccaGCCGGCTACGCCGAGGCCCGGGGCCGCCTCTGAGCGCGGGCCCGGGCCGCCGCCGCCTGCTGCTGCTGCGGGGCCCGGAAGATGGCGGGCCCGAGCCGCGGCGTGAGGAGGCCCCGGGGCCCAGCCCGCCGCCCCCCGAGGACGGCGGCGACGCCTTCGTGGTGCTGCTGGAGGTGGCGCGCGGCGCCGCCGCCGAGGCCCCGGGAAGGCGGGAAGCCGAGCCCAGCCCGAGCGCGAGCCCCGCCGGCCGCTCCGAGCCGCCGGGCCCTGGCTCCGGCCCGGCCGCCGCCCCCGGCGCGGCCCTCGCCGGCGCCGTGGCCCTCGACCGCCGGGACCTGCTCGTGCGTCTCGATCGCGGCGTCTTCACGCTGGCGCCGCCGCCCGCGCCGGGGCCGCCCGCGCCGCGCCCGCCCGCGCCCCCgggccccgccgccgccgccggccgCCGCGCGCCCCCGGGCTACCGCTGCCCCGAGCCGCAGTGCGCGCTGGCCTTCGCCAAGAAGCAGCAGCTGCAGGTGCACCTGCTGACGCACGGCGGGCCCCAGGCGCGCCGGCCCTTCAAGTGCCCGCTGGACGGCTGCGGCTGGGCCTTCACCACCTCCTACAAGCTCAAGCGACACCTGCAGTCGCACGACAAGCTGCGCCCGTTCGGCTGCCCCGTGGGCGGCTGCGGCAAGAAGTTCACCACCGTGTACAACCTCAAGGCGCACATGCGCGGCCACGAGCAGGAGAGCCTCTTCAAGTGCGAGGTGTGCGCCGAGCGCTTCCCCACGCACGCCAAGCTCAGCTCGCACCAGCGCAGCCACTTCGAGCCCGAGCGGCCCTACAAGTGCGACTTTCCCG GCTGCGAGAAGACCTTCATCACCGTGAGCGCCCTGTTCTCCCACAGCCGTGCGCACTTCAGGGAGCAGGAGCTGTTCCCCTGCTCCTTCCCCGGGTGCAGCAAGCAGTACGACAAGGCCTGCCGCCTCAAGATCCACCTGAGAAGCCACACAG gTGAAAGACCATTTATATGTGACTCGGACAGTTGCGGCTGGACCTTCACCAGTATGTCCAAACTCCTGAGGCATAAAAG GAAACACGACGATGACCGGAGGTTCACCTGCCCCGTGGAAGGCTGTGGCAAGTCCTTCACCCGCGCAGAGCACCTGAAAGGGCACAGCATCACCCACCTGGGCACCAAGCCCTTCGAGTGCCCCGTGGAAG GGTGCTGTGCCAGGTTCTCCGCCCGCAGCAGTCTCTACATTCACTCCAAGAAGCACCTCCAGGACGTGGGTGCTCCCAAAAGCCGCTGCCCGGTGTCCAGCTGCAACAGACTCTTCACCTCCAAGCACAGCATGAAGGCGCACGTGGTGCGGCAGCACAGCCAGCGCCCAG ACCTGGTCCCTCCCCTGGAGGCGCCAAGTTCGCTCACCCCCAGCAGTGAGCTGAGTGGCCCCGGGCAGAGCGAGCTCAGCAGCTTGGACCTGGCCGCCCTGTTCTCAGAGCCACCCGCCAGCGGAGGTGCCGCAGCCGCGGGGTCAGAGGAGGCGCTGAGTTCTGGGATCCTCACCATCGACGTCACTTCCGTGAGCTCGTCCCTGGGAGGGACCCTGCCAGCCAACAGCAGCTCCTTGGGGCCCATGGATCCCCTGGTCCTGGTGGCCCACAGTGACCTTCCTCCAAGTCTGGAGAGCCCCCTCATCCTGGGGACAGCGGCCACAGTGCTCCCGCCGGGCAGCTTCAGCGTGGAGGACGTGCACGCGGTGACCACGGGACCCGTGGGCTGCCTGGTGGCCCTGCCCGTGGGCCAGGACCCAGGGGCTTTGACGTCCAGTGGCAACTTAGCAGCACACGCCACCACCCCGGCCTGCAGCAGCGTCCCCGAGCTGCCAGCCCCCGTCAAGGTGGAGAGGGACCCGCCTGTGGCCTCACAGCAGGCAAGCCACGCGCCACCCCCGCCCGCGTCCTGCAGCCCCCCAGAGCAGCACAGTGCCCGGGGCACAGAGCCCGCTGCCGGCCCCGGTGGCCTCTACCTG CTGTGTGACGTTGGGCTCCCTCGTGTCCCTGAGTACAAATGGTGTGTGGTGACTGGGCCCCAG GAAAGTGGGGGCTCAGCGAGAACTGATTCCCGGGCCGTGCAGCTagcccagaaaaaaaaggaaggagcgGCCCGCCGTGCAG cATCAGCGGTGGCAGTGACAATGCATAATGAAGATAGCCCAAGCCCACAGCCTGCCTCGTGCTTCACGGTGACAGCAACGCCCTCGCTCCACGCACAGGAATCCTCGGGTGGCCATTGTCCCCTGGCATTGCGCGGCCTCCCGGGGCTGCTGACCACTGAAGGAAACCAGGACCAGTCACCAAAGGCCAGGCGAACCTAA
- the Zxdc gene encoding zinc finger protein ZXDC isoform X1: MPGRGGPLFLRGGGTDAAAGPKMDLPALLAAPAARGGQHGGGGGGGPSRLRRGPGPPLSAGPGRRRLLLLRGPEDGGPEPRREEAPGPSPPPPEDGGDAFVVLLEVARGAAAEAPGRREAEPSPSASPAGRSEPPGPGSGPAAAPGAALAGAVALDRRDLLVRLDRGVFTLAPPPAPGPPAPRPPAPPGPAAAAGRRAPPGYRCPEPQCALAFAKKQQLQVHLLTHGGPQARRPFKCPLDGCGWAFTTSYKLKRHLQSHDKLRPFGCPVGGCGKKFTTVYNLKAHMRGHEQESLFKCEVCAERFPTHAKLSSHQRSHFEPERPYKCDFPGCEKTFITVSALFSHSRAHFREQELFPCSFPGCSKQYDKACRLKIHLRSHTGERPFICDSDSCGWTFTSMSKLLRHKRKHDDDRRFTCPVEGCGKSFTRAEHLKGHSITHLGTKPFECPVEGCCARFSARSSLYIHSKKHLQDVGAPKSRCPVSSCNRLFTSKHSMKAHVVRQHSQRPDLVPPLEAPSSLTPSSELSGPGQSELSSLDLAALFSEPPASGGAAAAGSEEALSSGILTIDVTSVSSSLGGTLPANSSSLGPMDPLVLVAHSDLPPSLESPLILGTAATVLPPGSFSVEDVHAVTTGPVGCLVALPVGQDPGALTSSGNLAAHATTPACSSVPELPAPVKVERDPPVASQQASHAPPPPASCSPPEQHSARGTEPAAGPGGLYLLCDVGLPRVPEYKWCVVTGPQESGGSARTDSRAVQLAQKKKEGAARRAEAPESTQRKLRDGQHGPPCLQGGQSSCPRGSLPGPLGGPPGSALTAGLQCVQVPVLQPVSLHLCKLLPWSGLAHQVCGPASPASSCPDGLCPVGWPSPCPAEGGSVGGFPGLAMGCLWLPALPPCAIVPAGLRGPWTTPAPTLGRLLTPAGDAFCLPPLWGDGAGD; encoded by the exons ATGCCCGGGAGGGGCGGACCGCTCTTCCTGCGAGGCGGCGGCACCGACGCCGCTGCTGGGCCCAAGATGGACCTCCCAGCCCTGCTCGCCGCCCCGGCCGCGCGCGGAGGCCAacatggcggcggcggcggcggcggccccaGCCGGCTACGCCGAGGCCCGGGGCCGCCTCTGAGCGCGGGCCCGGGCCGCCGCCGCCTGCTGCTGCTGCGGGGCCCGGAAGATGGCGGGCCCGAGCCGCGGCGTGAGGAGGCCCCGGGGCCCAGCCCGCCGCCCCCCGAGGACGGCGGCGACGCCTTCGTGGTGCTGCTGGAGGTGGCGCGCGGCGCCGCCGCCGAGGCCCCGGGAAGGCGGGAAGCCGAGCCCAGCCCGAGCGCGAGCCCCGCCGGCCGCTCCGAGCCGCCGGGCCCTGGCTCCGGCCCGGCCGCCGCCCCCGGCGCGGCCCTCGCCGGCGCCGTGGCCCTCGACCGCCGGGACCTGCTCGTGCGTCTCGATCGCGGCGTCTTCACGCTGGCGCCGCCGCCCGCGCCGGGGCCGCCCGCGCCGCGCCCGCCCGCGCCCCCgggccccgccgccgccgccggccgCCGCGCGCCCCCGGGCTACCGCTGCCCCGAGCCGCAGTGCGCGCTGGCCTTCGCCAAGAAGCAGCAGCTGCAGGTGCACCTGCTGACGCACGGCGGGCCCCAGGCGCGCCGGCCCTTCAAGTGCCCGCTGGACGGCTGCGGCTGGGCCTTCACCACCTCCTACAAGCTCAAGCGACACCTGCAGTCGCACGACAAGCTGCGCCCGTTCGGCTGCCCCGTGGGCGGCTGCGGCAAGAAGTTCACCACCGTGTACAACCTCAAGGCGCACATGCGCGGCCACGAGCAGGAGAGCCTCTTCAAGTGCGAGGTGTGCGCCGAGCGCTTCCCCACGCACGCCAAGCTCAGCTCGCACCAGCGCAGCCACTTCGAGCCCGAGCGGCCCTACAAGTGCGACTTTCCCG GCTGCGAGAAGACCTTCATCACCGTGAGCGCCCTGTTCTCCCACAGCCGTGCGCACTTCAGGGAGCAGGAGCTGTTCCCCTGCTCCTTCCCCGGGTGCAGCAAGCAGTACGACAAGGCCTGCCGCCTCAAGATCCACCTGAGAAGCCACACAG gTGAAAGACCATTTATATGTGACTCGGACAGTTGCGGCTGGACCTTCACCAGTATGTCCAAACTCCTGAGGCATAAAAG GAAACACGACGATGACCGGAGGTTCACCTGCCCCGTGGAAGGCTGTGGCAAGTCCTTCACCCGCGCAGAGCACCTGAAAGGGCACAGCATCACCCACCTGGGCACCAAGCCCTTCGAGTGCCCCGTGGAAG GGTGCTGTGCCAGGTTCTCCGCCCGCAGCAGTCTCTACATTCACTCCAAGAAGCACCTCCAGGACGTGGGTGCTCCCAAAAGCCGCTGCCCGGTGTCCAGCTGCAACAGACTCTTCACCTCCAAGCACAGCATGAAGGCGCACGTGGTGCGGCAGCACAGCCAGCGCCCAG ACCTGGTCCCTCCCCTGGAGGCGCCAAGTTCGCTCACCCCCAGCAGTGAGCTGAGTGGCCCCGGGCAGAGCGAGCTCAGCAGCTTGGACCTGGCCGCCCTGTTCTCAGAGCCACCCGCCAGCGGAGGTGCCGCAGCCGCGGGGTCAGAGGAGGCGCTGAGTTCTGGGATCCTCACCATCGACGTCACTTCCGTGAGCTCGTCCCTGGGAGGGACCCTGCCAGCCAACAGCAGCTCCTTGGGGCCCATGGATCCCCTGGTCCTGGTGGCCCACAGTGACCTTCCTCCAAGTCTGGAGAGCCCCCTCATCCTGGGGACAGCGGCCACAGTGCTCCCGCCGGGCAGCTTCAGCGTGGAGGACGTGCACGCGGTGACCACGGGACCCGTGGGCTGCCTGGTGGCCCTGCCCGTGGGCCAGGACCCAGGGGCTTTGACGTCCAGTGGCAACTTAGCAGCACACGCCACCACCCCGGCCTGCAGCAGCGTCCCCGAGCTGCCAGCCCCCGTCAAGGTGGAGAGGGACCCGCCTGTGGCCTCACAGCAGGCAAGCCACGCGCCACCCCCGCCCGCGTCCTGCAGCCCCCCAGAGCAGCACAGTGCCCGGGGCACAGAGCCCGCTGCCGGCCCCGGTGGCCTCTACCTG CTGTGTGACGTTGGGCTCCCTCGTGTCCCTGAGTACAAATGGTGTGTGGTGACTGGGCCCCAG GAAAGTGGGGGCTCAGCGAGAACTGATTCCCGGGCCGTGCAGCTagcccagaaaaaaaaggaaggagcgGCCCGCCGTGCAG AAGCCCCCGAATCCACTCAGAGGAAACTCAGAGATGGCCAACAtgggcctccctgcctccagggagGCCAAAGCAGCTGTCCACGTGGGAGCCTCCCCGGGCCCCTCGGAGGTCCACCAGGGTCCGCTCTGACAGCCGGGCTCCAGTGCGTCCAGGTTCCGGTCCTGCAG cccGTCTCCCTGCACCTCTGCAAGCTCTTACCTTGGTCAGGACTGGCGCACCAGGTTTGTGGCCCTGCGTCCCCTGCGTCCAGTTGCCCTGACGGTCTGTGCCCAGTTGGGTGGCCGTCTCCCTGCCCTGCTGAGGGGGGCAGTGTTGGAGGCTTCCCCGGGCTGGCCATGGGGTGCCTGTGGCTGCCGGCCCTCCCCCCATGTGCCATTGTACCTGCAGGGCTGAGGGGTCCTTGGACCACACCAGCCCCCACCCTAGGACGCCTCCTCACTCCAGCAGGTGACGCCTTTTGTCTTCCCCCTTTGTGGGGAGACggggctggggactga
- the Zxdc gene encoding zinc finger protein ZXDC isoform X2 yields MPGRGGPLFLRGGGTDAAAGPKMDLPALLAAPAARGGQHGGGGGGGPSRLRRGPGPPLSAGPGRRRLLLLRGPEDGGPEPRREEAPGPSPPPPEDGGDAFVVLLEVARGAAAEAPGRREAEPSPSASPAGRSEPPGPGSGPAAAPGAALAGAVALDRRDLLVRLDRGVFTLAPPPAPGPPAPRPPAPPGPAAAAGRRAPPGYRCPEPQCALAFAKKQQLQVHLLTHGGPQARRPFKCPLDGCGWAFTTSYKLKRHLQSHDKLRPFGCPVGGCGKKFTTVYNLKAHMRGHEQESLFKCEVCAERFPTHAKLSSHQRSHFEPERPYKCDFPGCEKTFITVSALFSHSRAHFREQELFPCSFPGCSKQYDKACRLKIHLRSHTGERPFICDSDSCGWTFTSMSKLLRHKRKHDDDRRFTCPVEGCGKSFTRAEHLKGHSITHLGTKPFECPVEGCCARFSARSSLYIHSKKHLQDVGAPKSRCPVSSCNRLFTSKHSMKAHVVRQHSQRPDLVPPLEAPSSLTPSSELSGPGQSELSSLDLAALFSEPPASGGAAAAGSEEALSSGILTIDVTSVSSSLGGTLPANSSSLGPMDPLVLVAHSDLPPSLESPLILGTAATVLPPGSFSVEDVHAVTTGPVGCLVALPVGQDPGALTSSGNLAAHATTPACSSVPELPAPVKVERDPPVASQQASHAPPPPASCSPPEQHSARGTEPAAGPGGLYLESGGSARTDSRAVQLAQKKKEGAARRAEAPESTQRKLRDGQHGPPCLQGGQSSCPRGSLPGPLGGPPGSALTAGLQCVQVPVLQPVSLHLCKLLPWSGLAHQVCGPASPASSCPDGLCPVGWPSPCPAEGGSVGGFPGLAMGCLWLPALPPCAIVPAGLRGPWTTPAPTLGRLLTPAGDAFCLPPLWGDGAGD; encoded by the exons ATGCCCGGGAGGGGCGGACCGCTCTTCCTGCGAGGCGGCGGCACCGACGCCGCTGCTGGGCCCAAGATGGACCTCCCAGCCCTGCTCGCCGCCCCGGCCGCGCGCGGAGGCCAacatggcggcggcggcggcggcggccccaGCCGGCTACGCCGAGGCCCGGGGCCGCCTCTGAGCGCGGGCCCGGGCCGCCGCCGCCTGCTGCTGCTGCGGGGCCCGGAAGATGGCGGGCCCGAGCCGCGGCGTGAGGAGGCCCCGGGGCCCAGCCCGCCGCCCCCCGAGGACGGCGGCGACGCCTTCGTGGTGCTGCTGGAGGTGGCGCGCGGCGCCGCCGCCGAGGCCCCGGGAAGGCGGGAAGCCGAGCCCAGCCCGAGCGCGAGCCCCGCCGGCCGCTCCGAGCCGCCGGGCCCTGGCTCCGGCCCGGCCGCCGCCCCCGGCGCGGCCCTCGCCGGCGCCGTGGCCCTCGACCGCCGGGACCTGCTCGTGCGTCTCGATCGCGGCGTCTTCACGCTGGCGCCGCCGCCCGCGCCGGGGCCGCCCGCGCCGCGCCCGCCCGCGCCCCCgggccccgccgccgccgccggccgCCGCGCGCCCCCGGGCTACCGCTGCCCCGAGCCGCAGTGCGCGCTGGCCTTCGCCAAGAAGCAGCAGCTGCAGGTGCACCTGCTGACGCACGGCGGGCCCCAGGCGCGCCGGCCCTTCAAGTGCCCGCTGGACGGCTGCGGCTGGGCCTTCACCACCTCCTACAAGCTCAAGCGACACCTGCAGTCGCACGACAAGCTGCGCCCGTTCGGCTGCCCCGTGGGCGGCTGCGGCAAGAAGTTCACCACCGTGTACAACCTCAAGGCGCACATGCGCGGCCACGAGCAGGAGAGCCTCTTCAAGTGCGAGGTGTGCGCCGAGCGCTTCCCCACGCACGCCAAGCTCAGCTCGCACCAGCGCAGCCACTTCGAGCCCGAGCGGCCCTACAAGTGCGACTTTCCCG GCTGCGAGAAGACCTTCATCACCGTGAGCGCCCTGTTCTCCCACAGCCGTGCGCACTTCAGGGAGCAGGAGCTGTTCCCCTGCTCCTTCCCCGGGTGCAGCAAGCAGTACGACAAGGCCTGCCGCCTCAAGATCCACCTGAGAAGCCACACAG gTGAAAGACCATTTATATGTGACTCGGACAGTTGCGGCTGGACCTTCACCAGTATGTCCAAACTCCTGAGGCATAAAAG GAAACACGACGATGACCGGAGGTTCACCTGCCCCGTGGAAGGCTGTGGCAAGTCCTTCACCCGCGCAGAGCACCTGAAAGGGCACAGCATCACCCACCTGGGCACCAAGCCCTTCGAGTGCCCCGTGGAAG GGTGCTGTGCCAGGTTCTCCGCCCGCAGCAGTCTCTACATTCACTCCAAGAAGCACCTCCAGGACGTGGGTGCTCCCAAAAGCCGCTGCCCGGTGTCCAGCTGCAACAGACTCTTCACCTCCAAGCACAGCATGAAGGCGCACGTGGTGCGGCAGCACAGCCAGCGCCCAG ACCTGGTCCCTCCCCTGGAGGCGCCAAGTTCGCTCACCCCCAGCAGTGAGCTGAGTGGCCCCGGGCAGAGCGAGCTCAGCAGCTTGGACCTGGCCGCCCTGTTCTCAGAGCCACCCGCCAGCGGAGGTGCCGCAGCCGCGGGGTCAGAGGAGGCGCTGAGTTCTGGGATCCTCACCATCGACGTCACTTCCGTGAGCTCGTCCCTGGGAGGGACCCTGCCAGCCAACAGCAGCTCCTTGGGGCCCATGGATCCCCTGGTCCTGGTGGCCCACAGTGACCTTCCTCCAAGTCTGGAGAGCCCCCTCATCCTGGGGACAGCGGCCACAGTGCTCCCGCCGGGCAGCTTCAGCGTGGAGGACGTGCACGCGGTGACCACGGGACCCGTGGGCTGCCTGGTGGCCCTGCCCGTGGGCCAGGACCCAGGGGCTTTGACGTCCAGTGGCAACTTAGCAGCACACGCCACCACCCCGGCCTGCAGCAGCGTCCCCGAGCTGCCAGCCCCCGTCAAGGTGGAGAGGGACCCGCCTGTGGCCTCACAGCAGGCAAGCCACGCGCCACCCCCGCCCGCGTCCTGCAGCCCCCCAGAGCAGCACAGTGCCCGGGGCACAGAGCCCGCTGCCGGCCCCGGTGGCCTCTACCTG GAAAGTGGGGGCTCAGCGAGAACTGATTCCCGGGCCGTGCAGCTagcccagaaaaaaaaggaaggagcgGCCCGCCGTGCAG AAGCCCCCGAATCCACTCAGAGGAAACTCAGAGATGGCCAACAtgggcctccctgcctccagggagGCCAAAGCAGCTGTCCACGTGGGAGCCTCCCCGGGCCCCTCGGAGGTCCACCAGGGTCCGCTCTGACAGCCGGGCTCCAGTGCGTCCAGGTTCCGGTCCTGCAG cccGTCTCCCTGCACCTCTGCAAGCTCTTACCTTGGTCAGGACTGGCGCACCAGGTTTGTGGCCCTGCGTCCCCTGCGTCCAGTTGCCCTGACGGTCTGTGCCCAGTTGGGTGGCCGTCTCCCTGCCCTGCTGAGGGGGGCAGTGTTGGAGGCTTCCCCGGGCTGGCCATGGGGTGCCTGTGGCTGCCGGCCCTCCCCCCATGTGCCATTGTACCTGCAGGGCTGAGGGGTCCTTGGACCACACCAGCCCCCACCCTAGGACGCCTCCTCACTCCAGCAGGTGACGCCTTTTGTCTTCCCCCTTTGTGGGGAGACggggctggggactga